One Gammaproteobacteria bacterium DNA segment encodes these proteins:
- a CDS encoding DUF4147 domain-containing protein: MDVAAARQRLLAAYAGALEAVDGTAATRRALVSDRFSSAVDVVAVGKAAVAMAHGARQALGEGVRRLFIVTKGGHGDEALFARPDVTGLEAAHPVPDASSLAAGAALVEFLATGPADREVVFLVSGGTSSLVERLRPGLDQALLERANAWLLGSGLGIHDVNRVRRALSAIKGGRLVPHLRGRPVRVLLISDVPGNRVESIGSGLLHQAPTDALDDLDLPGWLRDAVAGGEPVAGSATATIPHHIIADNARAVAAARDRAVASGLEVHLHEEFLEGDAVSLGHELLSAPPAARGLHLWGGETTVRLPPRPGRGGRCQALALAAARAGAGRDDWCLLAAGTDGSDGPGGDAGALVDGNTVARGELAGFDAAGSLATADAGTFLEASGDLLHTGPTGTNVMDLVMLWQQ; this comes from the coding sequence GTGGACGTCGCCGCGGCACGGCAGCGCCTGCTCGCCGCCTACGCCGGGGCCCTGGAGGCGGTGGATGGGACGGCGGCGACCCGCCGGGCCCTGGTGTCCGATCGCTTCTCCTCCGCCGTCGACGTGGTGGCCGTGGGTAAGGCCGCGGTGGCCATGGCCCACGGCGCGCGGCAGGCCCTGGGGGAGGGGGTCCGGCGCCTGTTCATCGTCACCAAGGGTGGTCACGGCGACGAGGCCCTGTTCGCCCGGCCGGATGTAACCGGCCTGGAGGCCGCTCATCCCGTGCCCGATGCCAGCAGCCTCGCCGCCGGCGCGGCACTGGTGGAGTTCCTGGCCACCGGGCCCGCGGACCGGGAGGTGGTGTTCCTCGTCTCCGGGGGTACATCCAGCCTGGTGGAGCGCCTGCGCCCGGGCCTGGATCAGGCTTTGCTGGAGCGTGCCAATGCCTGGCTTCTTGGCTCCGGCCTCGGTATTCACGACGTCAATCGCGTGCGCCGCGCCCTGTCGGCAATCAAGGGTGGGCGCCTGGTGCCCCACCTGCGGGGGCGCCCGGTCCGGGTGCTGCTCATCTCGGATGTCCCCGGCAATCGCGTCGAGAGCATCGGCTCCGGACTGCTCCATCAGGCACCCACGGACGCCCTGGACGATCTGGACCTGCCCGGATGGTTGCGGGACGCCGTGGCCGGTGGAGAACCGGTTGCGGGGTCTGCCACCGCCACCATCCCTCATCACATCATTGCGGATAATGCCCGGGCCGTGGCCGCCGCCCGGGATCGGGCCGTGGCATCGGGCCTGGAAGTGCATCTGCATGAGGAATTTTTGGAAGGCGATGCCGTGAGCCTGGGCCACGAGCTGTTGTCGGCACCGCCGGCTGCCCGCGGTCTGCACTTGTGGGGCGGTGAAACGACCGTCCGCCTCCCACCACGGCCGGGCCGCGGCGGTCGCTGTCAGGCCCTGGCCCTGGCGGCGGCGCGCGCCGGTGCGGGCCGGGATGACTGGTGCCTGCTGGCGGCCGGCACCGACGGCAGCGACGGTCCCGGCGGGGATGCCGGGGCCCTGGTGGACGGCAACACCGTGGCCCGCGGCGAACTGGCCGGCTTCGACGCCGCGGGATCCCTGGCCACCGCCGACGCCGGCACCTTCCTCGAGGCCAGCGGCGACCTGCTGCATACCGGCCCCACAGGCACCAACGTGATGGACTTGGTGATGCTGTGGCAGCAATAG
- a CDS encoding putative toxin-antitoxin system toxin component, PIN family: protein MRLVLDTNIVISGLLWGGVPRRLLDQARDRRATLFTSSVLLDELADVLSRDKFATMLDSQGITPAFLMQRYGMLARLVTAPVIERTVRDPDDDAVIATAVAAQADAIVSGDDDLLVLKSFQGIPILTAAQAVKRTAGEK, encoded by the coding sequence GTGCGCCTGGTGCTTGATACCAACATCGTGATATCAGGCCTGCTCTGGGGCGGTGTGCCGCGCCGGCTACTCGATCAGGCACGAGACCGACGGGCCACCCTGTTCACCAGCAGCGTGCTGCTCGATGAGCTAGCCGATGTGCTCTCTCGCGACAAGTTCGCGACCATGCTGGATTCTCAAGGAATCACCCCAGCCTTCCTCATGCAGCGTTACGGCATGCTGGCCCGACTGGTCACGGCACCGGTCATTGAACGCACCGTCCGCGACCCCGACGACGATGCCGTGATCGCCACCGCCGTCGCCGCTCAAGCCGATGCCATCGTCTCCGGCGATGACGATCTGCTCGTGCTCAAGAGCTTCCAGGGCATCCCCATCCTTACGGCGGCGCAAGCAGTCAAGCGGACCGCCGGCGAGAAGTGA
- a CDS encoding fumarate hydratase has product MTTIRAADFITSIADAFQYISYYHPPDFIHALGEAYGREESPAAKDAMAQILVNSRMCAEGHRPVCQDTGIAVVFVEVGMEVRWAGAMGIEEMVNEGVRRAYTDPANVLRASVVDPPMGGRRNTGDNTPAVVHMRLVPGDRVEVRLAAKGGGSENKSRFTILNPAASVADWVEEVVPTLGAGWCPPGMLGIGIGGTAEKAMLMAKEALMEPIDLADLKARGPRDDVEALRLEIYERVNALGIGAQGLGGLTTVLDVKIRTHATHAASLPVALIPNCAATRHAHFVLDGSGPARLEPPRLEDWPAVTWSAGADARRVDLDAVTPAEVATWRPGDRILLNGRLLTGRDAAHRRIEGLLAAGEGLPEGVDFRGRFIYYVGPVDPVGDEVVGPAGPTTATRMDRYTDMMLGELGLLGMVGKAERGPGAVASIAAHGAVYLMAVGGAAYLVSRAVREARVLAFPELGMEAIYEFTVSDMPVTVAVDSRGESVHQSGPAAWKNRIAGIPVQTA; this is encoded by the coding sequence ATGACCACCATCCGTGCGGCCGATTTCATCACCAGCATCGCCGATGCCTTCCAGTACATCTCCTATTACCACCCGCCCGACTTCATCCACGCCTTGGGGGAGGCCTACGGGCGCGAGGAGTCGCCGGCGGCGAAGGATGCCATGGCCCAGATCCTGGTGAATTCCCGCATGTGTGCCGAGGGCCACCGGCCGGTGTGCCAGGACACGGGGATCGCGGTGGTGTTCGTGGAGGTGGGCATGGAGGTGCGCTGGGCAGGCGCCATGGGCATCGAGGAGATGGTGAACGAGGGGGTACGCCGTGCCTACACCGATCCCGCCAACGTGTTGCGGGCCTCGGTGGTGGACCCGCCCATGGGGGGGCGCCGCAATACGGGGGACAACACCCCGGCGGTGGTGCATATGCGGCTGGTGCCGGGGGACCGGGTGGAGGTGCGCCTGGCCGCCAAGGGCGGTGGCTCGGAGAACAAGTCCCGCTTCACCATCCTCAACCCCGCGGCCAGCGTCGCCGACTGGGTGGAGGAGGTGGTGCCGACCCTGGGGGCCGGGTGGTGTCCTCCCGGCATGCTCGGCATCGGCATCGGCGGCACCGCCGAGAAGGCCATGCTGATGGCCAAGGAAGCCCTGATGGAGCCCATCGACCTGGCGGACCTCAAGGCCCGCGGACCGCGGGACGATGTCGAGGCCCTGCGCCTCGAGATCTACGAGCGGGTGAATGCCCTCGGCATCGGCGCCCAGGGCCTGGGGGGCCTCACCACGGTGCTGGACGTGAAGATCCGCACCCACGCCACCCACGCGGCGTCCCTGCCCGTGGCCCTCATCCCCAACTGCGCGGCCACCCGTCATGCCCATTTCGTGCTGGATGGCTCGGGGCCGGCGCGCCTGGAACCGCCGCGTCTCGAGGACTGGCCGGCGGTGACCTGGTCGGCAGGGGCCGATGCCCGCCGGGTGGACCTGGATGCCGTCACTCCCGCCGAGGTGGCCACCTGGCGGCCCGGTGATCGCATCCTGCTCAATGGCCGCCTGCTGACGGGGCGGGACGCCGCCCACCGGCGCATCGAGGGGCTTCTGGCGGCGGGGGAGGGGTTGCCCGAGGGCGTCGATTTCCGGGGCCGCTTCATCTACTACGTGGGGCCCGTGGACCCGGTGGGCGACGAGGTGGTGGGGCCGGCGGGGCCCACCACGGCCACCCGCATGGATCGCTATACGGACATGATGCTGGGGGAACTCGGCCTGCTGGGCATGGTGGGCAAGGCCGAGCGCGGGCCCGGGGCCGTGGCCTCCATCGCGGCCCACGGCGCGGTGTACCTGATGGCGGTGGGTGGGGCCGCCTACCTGGTGTCCAGGGCCGTCCGCGAGGCCCGGGTGCTGGCCTTTCCCGAACTGGGCATGGAGGCCATCTACGAGTTCACGGTCTCGGACATGCCCGTCACCGTGGCGGTGGACAGCCGCGGCGAGTCGGTGCACCAGAGCGGCCCCGCCGCCTGGAAGAACCGCATCGCCGGCATCCCGGTACAGACGGCCTGA
- a CDS encoding rhodanese-like domain-containing protein: MSEQTTTPSKSMMPWMLVALVLLLAAFANRHVVTDQDPRIAPEELMETMAGHDPPLLLDIRTPQEYLAGHIPGARLVEGRRIGQLSETLADPGRPIVLYCETGSRSRAARATLRDLGFTNLTQLEGDMRTWRRLDLPVQRGRAPGANPE, translated from the coding sequence ATGAGCGAGCAGACCACGACCCCTTCGAAGTCCATGATGCCCTGGATGCTGGTGGCCCTGGTGCTGCTGCTGGCCGCCTTCGCCAACCGCCACGTGGTGACGGACCAGGACCCGCGCATCGCGCCGGAGGAGCTGATGGAAACCATGGCCGGCCATGACCCACCCTTGCTGCTCGACATCCGCACACCGCAGGAATACCTGGCCGGCCACATCCCCGGAGCGCGGCTGGTGGAAGGGCGCCGCATCGGGCAGCTGTCCGAGACCCTGGCGGATCCCGGGCGCCCCATCGTCCTCTATTGCGAGACCGGCAGCCGCTCCCGCGCCGCCCGCGCCACCCTGAGGGACCTCGGCTTCACCAACCTCACCCAGCTGGAGGGCGACATGCGCACCTGGCGCCGCCTCGACCTGCCCGTGCAACGCGGCCGCGCGCCGGGGGCAAACCCAGAATGA
- a CDS encoding HAD-IC family P-type ATPase encodes MRGQVDGDDVLAGSQRLMEEQGIATKGVNTTALVGASIVYVARKGRLVGAVAVSDPPKADAAAAVARLKAAGLHVIMATGDARGTAEAIAAELGIEEVHAGLLPADKTELIRELQARGQKVGMVGDGINDAPALALADVGMAIGTGTDVAVESADVALMGGSLMAVADTVEVSRATVRNIRQNLFGAFAYNTVSIPVAAGLLFPAFGLLLNPMVAGAAMAASSVTVVSNASRLLRFKTETLR; translated from the coding sequence GTGCGGGGGCAGGTCGACGGCGACGATGTCCTCGCCGGCAGCCAGCGACTCATGGAGGAGCAAGGCATAGCCACGAAGGGGGTGAACACCACCGCCCTCGTGGGCGCCAGCATCGTCTATGTCGCCAGGAAGGGCCGGCTGGTGGGCGCGGTGGCGGTATCCGACCCCCCCAAGGCCGACGCGGCGGCGGCGGTGGCACGCCTCAAGGCCGCCGGGCTCCATGTCATCATGGCCACCGGTGATGCCCGAGGCACGGCCGAGGCCATCGCCGCCGAACTCGGCATCGAAGAGGTCCACGCCGGGCTGCTGCCTGCCGACAAGACCGAACTCATCCGCGAACTCCAGGCCCGGGGCCAGAAGGTGGGCATGGTGGGTGACGGCATCAACGACGCCCCGGCCCTGGCCCTGGCGGACGTGGGCATGGCCATCGGCACCGGCACCGACGTGGCGGTGGAGAGCGCCGACGTGGCCCTCATGGGCGGCTCCCTGATGGCGGTGGCGGACACCGTGGAGGTGTCCCGGGCCACGGTACGCAACATCCGCCAGAACCTGTTTGGAGCCTTCGCCTACAACACCGTGAGCATCCCGGTGGCGGCGGGGCTGCTGTTCCCCGCCTTCGGGCTGCTGCTCAACCCCATGGTGGCGGGGGCGGCCATGGCCGCCTCGTCGGTCACCGTGGTCAGCAACGCCAGCCGCCTGCTTCGATTCAAGACGGAGACCCTGCGATGA
- a CDS encoding CDGSH iron-sulfur domain-containing protein, whose product MPKPRVAARGPVQVTLEEGRRYSWCACGRSSSQPFCDGTHATLGEEDAACGGRSTATMSSPAASDSWRSKA is encoded by the coding sequence ATGCCGAAGCCACGCGTCGCCGCCCGCGGGCCCGTCCAGGTGACCCTGGAGGAGGGCCGCCGCTACTCGTGGTGCGCCTGCGGACGCTCGTCGAGCCAGCCCTTCTGCGACGGCACCCACGCGACCCTCGGCGAGGAGGACGCGGCGTGCGGGGGCAGGTCGACGGCGACGATGTCCTCGCCGGCAGCCAGCGACTCATGGAGGAGCAAGGCATAG
- a CDS encoding peptidoglycan-binding protein, producing MAVALLAFPPVETHAADPEGRFAVDGVGSRQCEDFIKAVKSEDAVLLQAFGSWTNGFFTGANVYEEDTFDVTPWQTSELLLAKLVKYCEANPKKRYVNAVGRLLTALKPERLSRSSELVSPRVEQRAVFVYRETLERVREALVEAGYDVPETVAEFGPEFADALVAFQRDRKLPLTGLPDQPTLNALFQ from the coding sequence GTGGCGGTGGCGCTGCTGGCCTTTCCGCCGGTCGAGACACACGCTGCGGACCCGGAAGGACGTTTTGCCGTGGACGGCGTAGGAAGTCGCCAGTGCGAGGACTTCATCAAAGCCGTGAAGTCGGAGGACGCCGTGCTGCTGCAGGCGTTCGGCAGTTGGACCAACGGCTTCTTCACGGGGGCGAACGTGTACGAGGAAGACACGTTCGACGTGACGCCCTGGCAGACTTCGGAGCTTCTCCTGGCGAAGCTTGTGAAGTACTGCGAGGCGAATCCGAAGAAGCGCTACGTGAACGCCGTCGGTCGGCTTCTTACCGCTCTGAAACCGGAGCGTCTCAGCCGGTCGAGCGAGCTGGTGTCGCCTCGGGTGGAGCAAAGGGCCGTGTTCGTTTACCGAGAGACGCTGGAACGGGTTCGGGAAGCCCTCGTGGAGGCCGGATATGATGTGCCCGAGACAGTCGCGGAGTTCGGGCCGGAGTTCGCGGATGCGCTCGTCGCCTTTCAGCGTGATCGGAAATTGCCGCTCACCGGGCTGCCGGATCAGCCGACGCTGAACGCGCTCTTCCAGTAG
- a CDS encoding rhodanese-like domain-containing protein, with protein sequence MSEQTTTPSKSMMPWVLVALVLLLAAFANRHVVTDQDPRIAPEELMETMVGDDPPLLLDIRTPQEYVAGHIPGARLVEGRRIGQLSETLADPGRPIVLYCETGSRSRAARATLRDLGFTNLTQLEGDMRTWRRLDLPVQRGRAPGANPG encoded by the coding sequence ATGAGCGAGCAGACCACGACCCCTTCGAAATCCATGATGCCCTGGGTGCTGGTGGCCCTGGTGCTGCTGCTGGCCGCCTTCGCCAACCGCCACGTGGTAACGGACCAGGACCCGCGCATCGCGCCGGAGGAGCTGATGGAAACCATGGTCGGCGATGACCCGCCCTTGCTGCTCGACATCCGCACACCGCAGGAATACGTGGCCGGCCACATCCCCGGAGCGCGGCTGGTGGAAGGGCGCCGCATCGGGCAGCTGTCCGAGACCCTGGCGGATCCCGGGCGCCCCATCGTCCTCTATTGCGAGACCGGCAGCCGCTCCCGCGCCGCCCGCGCCACCCTGCGGGACCTCGGCTTCACCAACCTCACCCAGCTGGAGGGCGACATGCGCACCTGGCGCCGCCTCGACCTGCCCGTGCAACGCGGCCGCGCGCCGGGGGCGAACCCGGGATGA
- a CDS encoding heavy metal translocating P-type ATPase produces MTDTPGEYNLSISGMACAGCVGAVEQALAGVDGVRSATVNFAEHTARVEGDVEPLALVKAVKDAGYDAAEMVSIEDDLEKERREKAHQETLLIQAAVAGAWGAQLMISGMAGLLPAVTGDPGNRAFWVLVGLITAAAMYYGGRHYYIGAWKAFRHHNANMDTLIALGTGTAWVYSMLVAIWPDTVPSLARHAYFEAAVFILAFINFGTAMDARSRMRTSSAIRRLLDLQPKKARVIRDGRELDVAVEQVGLGETLRIRPGERIPVDGELLEGQSDVDESMLTGEPMPVGRRPGDEVVGGTVNGRGSFLMKATRIGRDMVLAQIVNEVRRAQSAKPAIGRLADRVSAIFVPAVLMFAVFTALIWFNFGPEPVTGYMVVTAMTVLVIACPCALGLATPISVMIGTGLAAAHGILIRTGDALQAAGELTTIVLDKTGTVTEGRPAVTAVLPARRHAEEEVMTLAAGLEIGSEHPLGSAIVKAAAEGGIQPAVVVDFESLTGRGVRGRVDGDDVLAGSQRLMEEQGIATKGVNTTALVGASIVYVARKGRLVGAVAVSDPPKADAAAAVARLKAAGLHVIMATGDARGTAEAIAAELGIEEVHAGLLPADKTELIRELQARGQKVGMVGDGINDAPALALADVGMAIGTGTDVAVESADVALMGGSLMAVADTVEVSRATVRNIRQNLFGAFAYNTVSIPVAAGLLFPAFGLLLNPMVAGAAMAASSVTVVSNASRLLRFKTETLR; encoded by the coding sequence ATGACGGATACCCCCGGCGAATACAACCTGTCCATCTCCGGCATGGCCTGCGCGGGCTGCGTGGGCGCCGTAGAACAGGCCCTGGCTGGCGTCGACGGCGTGCGCAGCGCCACCGTCAACTTCGCCGAACACACCGCCCGGGTGGAGGGGGACGTGGAGCCCCTGGCCCTGGTGAAGGCCGTCAAGGATGCCGGCTACGACGCCGCGGAGATGGTGAGCATCGAGGACGACCTGGAGAAGGAGCGCCGGGAGAAGGCCCATCAGGAGACCCTGCTCATCCAGGCCGCGGTGGCCGGCGCCTGGGGCGCCCAACTCATGATCTCCGGCATGGCGGGGCTGCTGCCCGCCGTCACGGGCGACCCCGGCAATCGCGCCTTCTGGGTCCTGGTGGGCCTGATCACCGCCGCCGCCATGTATTACGGCGGACGCCACTACTATATTGGTGCGTGGAAGGCCTTCCGCCATCACAACGCCAACATGGACACCCTCATCGCCCTGGGCACCGGCACCGCCTGGGTCTACTCCATGCTGGTGGCCATCTGGCCCGACACCGTCCCTTCCCTGGCGCGCCATGCCTACTTCGAGGCGGCGGTGTTCATCCTCGCCTTCATCAACTTCGGCACCGCCATGGACGCCCGCAGCCGCATGCGCACCTCCTCGGCCATCCGCCGTCTCCTCGACCTGCAGCCCAAGAAGGCGCGGGTCATCCGCGACGGCCGAGAACTGGACGTAGCGGTGGAGCAGGTGGGCCTGGGCGAGACCCTGCGCATCCGCCCCGGCGAGCGCATCCCGGTGGACGGCGAGTTGCTGGAGGGCCAGTCGGACGTGGACGAGTCCATGCTCACCGGCGAGCCCATGCCCGTGGGACGCCGCCCCGGCGACGAGGTGGTGGGGGGCACGGTGAACGGCCGCGGCAGCTTCCTCATGAAGGCCACCCGCATCGGTCGCGACATGGTGCTGGCCCAGATCGTCAACGAGGTGCGCCGCGCCCAGTCCGCCAAGCCCGCCATCGGCCGCCTGGCCGACCGCGTGTCCGCCATCTTCGTGCCGGCGGTGCTCATGTTCGCCGTGTTCACCGCCTTGATATGGTTCAACTTCGGGCCCGAGCCCGTCACCGGCTACATGGTGGTCACCGCCATGACCGTGCTCGTGATCGCCTGTCCATGCGCCCTGGGGCTGGCCACCCCCATCTCGGTGATGATCGGCACCGGCCTGGCGGCCGCCCACGGCATCCTCATCCGCACCGGCGATGCCCTCCAGGCGGCGGGGGAACTGACCACCATCGTGCTGGACAAGACGGGCACCGTCACCGAGGGCAGGCCCGCCGTGACCGCCGTGCTCCCCGCCCGCAGACACGCCGAGGAAGAGGTGATGACCCTGGCCGCCGGCCTCGAGATCGGCTCCGAGCACCCCCTCGGTAGCGCCATCGTCAAGGCCGCCGCCGAGGGCGGCATCCAGCCGGCGGTGGTGGTGGACTTCGAGTCCCTCACCGGGCGCGGCGTGCGGGGGCGGGTCGACGGCGACGACGTCCTCGCCGGCAGTCAACGGCTCATGGAGGAGCAAGGCATAGCCACGAAGGGGGTGAACACCACCGCCCTCGTGGGCGCCAGCATCGTCTATGTCGCCAGGAAGGGCCGGCTGGTGGGCGCGGTGGCGGTATCCGACCCCCCCAAGGCCGACGCGGCGGCGGCGGTGGCACGCCTCAAGGCCGCCGGGCTCCATGTCATCATGGCCACCGGTGATGCCCGAGGCACGGCCGAGGCCATCGCCGCCGAACTCGGCATCGAAGAGGTCCACGCCGGGCTGCTGCCTGCCGACAAGACCGAACTCATCCGCGAACTCCAGGCCCGGGGCCAGAAGGTGGGCATGGTGGGTGACGGCATCAACGACGCCCCGGCCCTGGCCCTGGCGGACGTGGGCATGGCCATCGGCACCGGCACCGACGTGGCGGTGGAGAGCGCCGACGTGGCCCTCATGGGCGGCTCCCTGATGGCGGTGGCGGACACCGTGGAGGTGTCCCGGGCCACGGTACGCAACATCCGCCAGAACCTGTTTGGAGCCTTCGCCTACAACACCGTGAGCATCCCGGTGGCGGCGGGGCTGCTGTTCCCCGCCTTCGGGCTGCTGCTCAACCCCATGGTGGCGGGGGCGGCCATGGCCGCCTCGTCGGTCACCGTGGTCAGCAACGCCAGCCGCCTGCTTCGATTCAAGACGGAGACCCTGCGATGA
- a CDS encoding heavy-metal-associated domain-containing protein translates to MPEREIHLTVSGMKCGGCEAAARQAALEVPGVTDAHFNHAGSSGVVTGDADAQAVAAAVSAAGYPAAVAGS, encoded by the coding sequence ATGCCAGAGAGAGAGATCCATTTGACCGTGAGCGGCATGAAGTGCGGAGGCTGTGAGGCAGCGGCTCGCCAGGCCGCCCTGGAGGTGCCTGGGGTCACCGACGCCCACTTTAACCACGCGGGGAGCAGCGGCGTGGTGACGGGGGATGCCGACGCCCAGGCGGTGGCCGCGGCCGTGAGTGCCGCGGGCTATCCCGCCGCCGTAGCGGGCTCATGA
- a CDS encoding TIGR03790 family protein: MAREALGPGEIAVVVNVRDAASVRAGRYFQRRRGLPAENFIRVSFDPGDPVLRPRAFAAIKARLDELTPPAVQAYALAWSNVTRVGCMSITTAVAAGYDPAFCARGCEPTRESPLYNSRSHRPYDDFGWRPAMLLPAEDFHLARDLVERGIAADATFPFGGAYLLSTSDERRNVRAAEYARVVELFADLLQVRVLEQDAIRDRDDVLFYFTGSKWVRDIDSNRFLPGALADHLTSAGGRLEGGSQMSALAWIRAGATASYGTVVEPCNFPQKFPSPLVAMDRYLDGDTLIEAYWKSVAWPGQGIFIGEPLARPFGGKGS; encoded by the coding sequence ATGGCAAGGGAGGCCTTGGGGCCCGGGGAGATCGCCGTGGTGGTCAACGTCAGGGACGCGGCCAGCGTGCGTGCGGGTCGCTACTTCCAGCGCCGTCGCGGGTTACCGGCGGAAAACTTCATTCGTGTAAGTTTCGACCCCGGCGACCCCGTGCTGAGGCCGCGGGCGTTCGCCGCTATCAAGGCGCGCCTGGACGAGCTCACGCCACCGGCGGTGCAGGCCTATGCCCTGGCCTGGAGCAACGTCACCCGGGTGGGGTGCATGTCCATCACCACGGCGGTGGCGGCGGGTTACGACCCGGCCTTCTGTGCCCGGGGTTGCGAGCCCACCCGTGAGAGCCCCCTCTACAACAGCCGCAGCCACCGGCCCTACGACGATTTCGGCTGGCGCCCTGCCATGCTGTTGCCGGCAGAGGATTTCCATCTCGCCCGGGACCTGGTGGAGCGGGGCATCGCCGCCGATGCCACCTTTCCCTTCGGCGGGGCCTACCTGCTGAGCACCTCGGATGAGCGCCGCAACGTGCGGGCCGCGGAATACGCACGGGTGGTGGAACTCTTCGCGGACCTGCTGCAGGTGCGGGTGCTGGAGCAGGACGCCATCCGCGACCGGGACGACGTGCTGTTCTATTTCACCGGCAGCAAATGGGTGCGGGACATCGACAGCAACCGCTTCCTGCCCGGCGCCCTGGCGGATCATCTCACCTCCGCCGGGGGACGGTTGGAAGGCGGGAGCCAGATGTCCGCCCTGGCGTGGATCCGGGCCGGCGCCACCGCCAGCTACGGCACCGTGGTGGAGCCCTGTAACTTTCCCCAGAAGTTCCCCTCACCCCTGGTGGCCATGGACCGCTACCTGGACGGCGACACCCTCATCGAAGCCTACTGGAAGAGTGTGGCCTGGCCGGGGCAGGGGATATTCATCGGCGAACCCCTGGCGCGCCCCTTCGGGGGCAAGGGGTCCTGA
- a CDS encoding gamma-glutamyltransferase, which translates to MSANGLCAAGHPETAEAACAILRAGGNAFDAVVAANLAATVAEPVLCSLGGGGFMVARVARDGSNRCYDFFTQTPRRAPSDAIDFHPVTVDFGSTTQDFHIGLGAAATPGMVKGLFHIHRELGRLPMGEVVAPAVALARDGVRMNALQAYIHQVVSPIYLASPEAARLFASPGQPGRLAVEGEVLRFPELADTLETLAIEQEDLFYRGEIGQAIAAACATGGGCLTLEDLAAYRVAERRPLFFRLDGARVFINPPPSCGGMLIAFAADLLAQIPSAGGPDDGTELTALATAMALTNKARMDALAAGRSGPDARDYLFDSRRLARYRAEILGRGHAPRGTTHISVADAAGNIASMTVSNGEGCGYVVPGTGIMLNNMLGEEDLNPRGFHRWQPDERLSSMMAPALVYERDGSIHALGSGGSNRIRSAMLQVMLNIVRHRLPLAPAIERPRIHYENGVLNVEDGFPEAAIAALGEAFDDVRVWPTRNLYFGGAHGVSFHGADGRMSGAGDPRRGGVCLPA; encoded by the coding sequence ATGAGCGCGAACGGCCTGTGTGCGGCCGGCCATCCGGAGACCGCGGAGGCGGCATGCGCCATCCTGCGTGCCGGCGGCAACGCCTTTGACGCGGTAGTGGCCGCCAACCTCGCCGCCACCGTGGCGGAGCCGGTGCTGTGCTCCCTGGGCGGCGGAGGCTTCATGGTGGCCCGGGTGGCGCGGGACGGATCCAACCGCTGCTACGATTTCTTCACCCAGACGCCGCGCCGCGCGCCGTCCGACGCCATCGACTTCCACCCCGTCACCGTGGACTTCGGCTCCACCACCCAGGACTTCCACATCGGCCTCGGCGCGGCGGCCACCCCCGGCATGGTGAAGGGGCTGTTTCATATCCACCGGGAACTCGGCCGTCTGCCCATGGGCGAGGTGGTGGCACCCGCGGTGGCCCTCGCCCGCGACGGCGTGAGGATGAACGCCCTCCAGGCCTACATCCATCAGGTGGTGTCCCCCATCTACCTGGCCTCACCCGAGGCGGCCCGCCTGTTCGCGAGCCCGGGCCAACCGGGGCGACTGGCTGTGGAAGGCGAGGTGCTGCGCTTTCCGGAACTGGCCGACACCCTCGAGACCCTCGCCATCGAGCAGGAGGACCTCTTCTATCGCGGCGAGATCGGTCAGGCCATCGCCGCGGCCTGTGCCACCGGGGGCGGCTGTCTCACCCTCGAGGATCTGGCAGCCTATCGCGTCGCGGAACGCCGGCCCCTGTTCTTTCGGCTCGATGGTGCGCGCGTGTTCATCAATCCGCCGCCCTCCTGCGGTGGCATGCTCATCGCCTTCGCCGCCGATCTGCTGGCCCAGATCCCATCCGCCGGGGGGCCCGACGACGGTACCGAGCTGACGGCTCTGGCGACGGCCATGGCCCTCACCAACAAGGCTCGCATGGATGCCCTGGCGGCGGGCCGCAGCGGCCCCGATGCGCGGGATTACCTATTCGACAGTCGGCGGCTGGCGCGTTACCGCGCGGAGATCCTCGGGCGCGGCCATGCCCCCAGGGGCACCACCCACATCAGTGTGGCCGATGCCGCAGGCAATATCGCCAGCATGACGGTATCCAACGGCGAGGGTTGCGGCTACGTGGTGCCCGGCACCGGCATCATGCTGAACAACATGCTGGGCGAAGAGGACCTCAACCCCCGCGGCTTTCATCGCTGGCAGCCGGACGAGCGCCTGTCATCGATGATGGCGCCGGCCCTGGTATATGAGCGCGACGGTTCCATCCACGCCCTCGGCTCCGGCGGCTCCAACCGCATCCGCAGTGCCATGCTGCAGGTGATGCTCAATATCGTGCGCCATCGTCTGCCCCTCGCCCCCGCCATCGAGCGACCGCGCATCCATTACGAGAACGGCGTCCTCAACGTCGAGGACGGCTTCCCCGAAGCGGCCATCGCGGCCCTCGGCGAGGCCTTCGACGACGTGCGGGTATGGCCGACCCGGAACCTGTACTTCGGCGGCGCCCACGGGGTCAGCTTTCATGGCGCCGATGGGCGCATGTCCGGGGCCGGCGATCCCCGTCGCGGCGGCGTATGTCTGCCGGCCTGA